Proteins encoded within one genomic window of Perognathus longimembris pacificus isolate PPM17 chromosome 28, ASM2315922v1, whole genome shotgun sequence:
- the Tceal3 gene encoding transcription elongation factor A protein-like 3, producing MEKLPSEKEGKLDQAGKSEDEVEAEAEGKSEEEENPEAEGKPASQGQQEGKGEAEEGGHPQDEDKSGKQGKSSEDEDQPPGEGKLPGEGKAEPQAKAASEARPAEKRPAEDYVPRKAKRKTDRGTDDSPKDSREDLQDRHLSSEEMRECADMSRAQEELRKKQKMGGCHWMQRDAQDAFSPRGQRGVRGVRGGGRGQRGLHDIPYL from the coding sequence ATGGAGAAACTTCCCAGCGAAAAGGAGGGGAAGCTGgaccaggcgggaaagtctgaaGATGAAGTAGAAGCTGAAGCTGAAGGGAAGTCGGAGGAGGAAGAGAACCCTGAAGCAGAGGGGAAGCCAGCAAGCCAGGGCCAGCAGGAGGGCaagggagaggcagaggaggggggGCACCCCCAGGATGAGGACAAGTCAGGAAAGCAGGGAAAGTCGTCGGAAGATGAGGACCAGCCACCAGGTGAGGGCAAGCTGCCAGGTGAGGGCAAGGCAGAGCCCCAGGCCAAGGCAGCCAGCGAGGCGCGCCCCGCCGAAAAGCGTCCGGCTGAAGATTATGTGCCCCGGAAAGCCAAGAGAAAAACGGATCGCGGGACGGATGACTCCCCCAAGGACTCTCGGGAGGACTTACAGGACAGGCATCTGAGCAGTGAGGAGATGAGAGAGTGTGCAGATATGTCCAGGGCTCAGGAAGAGCtaaggaaaaaacagaaaatgggagGGTGTCACTGGATGCAAAGAGATGCACAAGATGCATTCTCCCCAAGGGGCCAGCGGGGTGTCAGGGGAGTGAGGGGTGGAGGAAGGGGCCAAAGAGGTTTACACGATATCCCCTACCTTTAA